The genomic region ccaaaaataaaaaacatgtaGAAGATATTGAATTGAATATGAAATTCAATGATACCATTTATATAAAGAGAAATGATGTTTAAATCACTTTTTTATACACCTCTTTCatacaacttttttttttaagatataaaaaattaaacattttttctctaacttcttattaATCACTCTTAGTGTATAAAAGTGATATATAGAAGATAGTGCATATAAcattcactatatatatatatataaagactcTCACCTGGTATTCTTATGTCCTTTTTATTCCACTAGTGGTGCCAGCACAACACTTAATAGAACAAGATTATGTtttccagaaaaaaaaaaaaagagccaaGATTTCCATGTGTGGGGATGAAATTGAATACATAAGCACATAAAAACAAGGGGGAATAAAACAGAAACcaaaaaggaaaatgaaaatgATAGGGGTTGGAAAAAGGGCAACGTGGTTAATGGAAGGCAAATAGATTTGAATCCTAAAGCACATGTAGCTTCTAATATTGGTCGGTTTTTATGTCAATATATATTTGTTTACTTAAACCGACACCTTTGGACCCAAATCAAATTGTATTATTGCAATTTTCCTTTTACTAACCAAACATTTTTTACTCTCTTTTCCTTTGGAATTTTGCATTATGTCACATTCTGTCACAAATCaaatgtttgaaaaaaaaatttgtaagtCATTAAAATTGTTATAATGGAGGGCTTGTTTGGAcgtcatttttgaaaaagattctttataaaagtaaaaataattttatatttggatatttaatgtaaaaatatttttttaaaaagatcttttaaaaaaaagatgtaaattgtagtttctcaaaaaataattttttttctagtacttttattttgttattagaAATTTGTTAaatacgctaaaaaataaaaaagatctttttttattgaaatttttttttatcgaaatttttttttatcgatTTAATGATGTCCAAATAAATACATATTTTTTGTTGAGTcagacaaaaatttcaaaaaaaatggtATAATTTTGCATTAGAATTTCTAATgagtaaaagaaaaatgaagattTGCTACTATGATGATAAATTATTATGGAGCAATTCATAGttaataatttttatgtttttcccttttctttttgaTGCTCTCATGAGTTATGACCAATGTTTTTGGTCAATCAATGTTTGCGTTTAGCATATAGTTTTCTTTTCGGGGTTTATGATTCCAACGAAAGCAAAAAGAAATAAATGGTGTTCCCCACAATGAACAAACACATTCTCATATTGATTCTCTATCAATCCATTCTATAATCATATGTCAAGGCAATTCATACAATTATTTGTGTCATGTGGATTCAAACaaataaattcttatttctttttcaactgcttatatttaatatatattgtatatagatttaattttgataaattacATGAAATTTAAATGTCAAATTTTACAATTTGTTTAAGACTTGTTTGAAATCCATACTGAAATTCGCTATGTGGATTAAAATACAGTGCCAAAGTATATGACCATGGTGGGATGATTGGGTTTAAAAGTAGATAGAAGATTCACTAACTCATTtaaagcttttttttttgttaatttgttGAATATCAAAACCAAAGATTAATCCTTTTGCATGTATTAAGGGAAATTTAAACTCCTAATACttaattaaatagttaataaattaatCGTTTGACCAACCTAAACTGATTAGAAGTTGTGTGTGTAACTAAGACCAAGAGAAATGTTTATTTTAAGTTTGTTATTTATGATCTACAATATACATTAAATTATCACCTATAATTTTGAAACccaattatttattaaaatacatattttataCACAACAAATAATATCAATTATCATATTAATTATGCCAATGAATtactcaattaagagattgtgggttcgagtctctagtcgttatatttatatattattgtatTGCTTTTTATAAAATGGCAAGTCAAAACCAAATAAATGGAGAAATTAACAGAGGAATCCCCATTTGTGGTAACCTCATTAATTCCATCACATTCATTGAACAACATTATTGCTACTAATAACTCTCTCTTACAACACAAACACCAACGTTTTCATTTCATTTCAGAATTTCAGAAACACTCAAATAATAAACGCACCAACCACCACGCCACCTTTTAagtgagagaaagaaagagaattggaattagagagagaaagagagaaaaaaaaaagtgcttTTAGTTTTGAGTGCATACCCCTTGTCTCAAATTCAGTGCTACTCAATCTCAATTTCAATCCTGACTTCATTTTCGCTTTCAAGTCAGAAACTTTTTTTGTGGGCTGCTGAGATCTGGTTTCTGCCATGGACGTTCTTCAGCTGCAGAGGAAGCTAAGATATGACGTTGGTGTGTTGTCCCTTTGTTTGAATTTTTGGTTGGAGAACTTTGTGTGTTTTTATTGGGGAACTAATGATTGGTGTGATGTCACTTTCTTTTGAAAAACaagataaaaattgaatttttcccacacccccttttttttttgttcatttgtTGAAACAAAAGACAAACAAAATTTGTGTACTTTGGTTCTTGTTATTAGGAAGTTATGTAGTCCCACAaagttatgatgatgatgatgatgatgattatgtttTTTCCCCTTCAATATTGTGATTGTGATTATGATGTGATTCTTGGTTTTGGGGAAAATAGGGATTTCTGGATGATCAGTTCAGTCAGCTTCAGAAACTTCAAGATGAGAGCAGTCCTGATTTTGTGATTGAGGTTGTCAAAATGTTCTTTGATGATTCTGAGAAACTTCTTAACAACATGACAAGAGCTTTGTGAGTATTATTATTGTTGATTAGCTAACTTTGTATCAGAATCCTTTTATCTGATCTATACAATAGATATAGGTACAAGTTTTATTATAATcaattaaacataataaaaacatatCAGAGGATTTAAATTTCTTTATGTTTTCTTGAATAAATTTTCATTTAACTGTTGAATTGTGATTTTGTTTTGACTTTTACAGAGGACAAGTACCTGTGGATTTCGCTTTAACAaaaccctaataataataataataaaagtgaatacacaaaatatttaattatctaTTTTCTTGAATATCTAATATATTGAATCTCTTTGGAAATATGTAATTTGGAGATTGGAAAAACTTGTGATGATTTGCCATTATTTGTTGTAGTGTTGGGGCTGCCAGAGTTAAGAATGTCTGTGCCACAttcagttattattattattattgaaataaaacggaaagagaaaataaagataataTCTAGATTTAAATGTAATaggaaaattataaatttattaacaaCTTTCAATTAAGATCTTTTGTTATAAATATTATTCCTATTAAAGAATGATTGCACAATTATTATACTagatctttttctctttttgataaagaaaaagaaaatatggaaattttattttatttttcaattataaagATTCCACGggtaaactttgattgagcaaaCATGATTGGAACACCATGATTAGAGTGCTTGAAATACTTTTCACTTTGTTATTTGCAATCCTATTATTACATGGACCACTAATAATAACCCATATGAAAAATTAATACTAACTCATGATTAGTTGCCCAATTGTGTCTCATTAAAAGCTAAATTCTTAgacttatttttatttaaagtggtaaaattgtaaaagaaaaaatttgGACAACTAAAAATATGAATTAGTGTTAGTTTGCTACTTGGTGTAAATATAATAGTAGTAGGTTTGAGTGTATTTCCAATATTACCCCTCCTTAAAATTGGTGCAGGTGTGTGAGATGTTTACAACAACTCCAAAATGAATACTCCCTACTCAAGAACAATCTTCAATATTTATTTAGGGTAAGTTATAAGCACTATGATATCTTGTTCTATTTGGTATTTTTATTCTTAGATTCATGTACAAAGGGGAAtagagagtatatatatatatataatgtttaTAATATGTTCCATGTATTGATTATTGCAGCTTCAAGAACAAATCCAAGCTGCTGGTGGTTCAATTCCAACAATAGAATAGAGGGAAGTGACATGATTACCAATTGttgaaaaatgaaaaaatcaGAACAATGTGAAGCTTTGGATATAACGGctgatttttgttgttttttcatttggaaagaaaaaaaaattctgatTTAATCTTTCATAATTATATCTAGAGTTTAATTAAACAGTGGGATAATGGTGATGTGAATAAACATTTTGTGCCTAGTTTGCTACATATGTATGTGATTCTTTTTTCCAATAGACTCTTGTTGTTTATAGCTTCATGCGTTCGTTTTATNNNNNNNNNNNNNNNNNNNNNNNNNNNNNNNNNNNNNNNNNNNNNNNNCTTGTTCTGTTTTGTGTTTTtggtcaaattttttatttttggataacaGGGCCCACTTTACCGGGCTCGGGAAAGGGCCCAGCCCAAAAACCTTATTGGTCAAACTTGAACGAGTGGTCAAACTTGGCCCATTTATCCTTTAATAGATTTAGATATGGCattaattattgttattgatTACCCTATTATAATTTGAATACAGTTAACATTCAAAGAACCTGCAGCTGAGGGCAAATTAAGTAGTAGATGTTGTGATAAGATAGCGGGAGGTGGATGCCCATTTTCCACAAGGCTCATGTTTTTAAAGAGAATcttatttaatgtaatttgaaaaACTATTATCATATGTGCCTATAAATAGAGGCTTATGTCTCTGATGATAACACATCAATAAAAagcatttttttttctctctctacgAAGCTTTTCTTCCTCTTCATATTACAAATATAgtattaatatataaatcataGTTATTATGGTAGGATGATATTAATATTAGTgaatattaatattagagtctttcatttatatttctttattttatctttcttatttagttattttataacacgttatcagcacgaaactctgatcaaatttttaggaagattcaggtaacaaatttttattatgttgaagctctctcatcttgaatttaatgctcttgatatatctggaaataattatttatcatggatactagatgttaaaatccatcttgattcaatggatcttgaagataccattaaggctgaaaataatacatcccagaaggataaagccaaagtcatatttttccttcatcgtcatcttgaagtatgattgaaaaatgaatatcccacattaaaagatcctgcagatctgtagaaagaccttgaagaaaggtacaatcatgtgaTACTTTCTCAaacccgatatgttagagaaaattttctcgaccttccataCCTCGAttgtgctcctgcagcagtagtatcgagaaaaagaatttaaaaatattctgagttaatttcttgctttcttgttgtTGAACgccaacaatgagttgctcttaagaaatcatgaagcgcgcccagatggcgccgccccatttcttAAAGCAAATGTGACAAttataaccccagaagaggtaaatggcaagattttgataataggaaaaattatggaagaaaaagaaattatattCACAAGAAAAGATcccaccagaagtgggataaggaaagaaacaatgggcaaagtaaatcaattgaggataaatacttccgttgtggtggaaagggccattggtcacgtacctgtcgtaccccaaggcacctagttgatctttatcaagcatccttgaaaaaggatgacaaagtaaaggaaacaaattttgtttcaaatgataaaAATtctaccactcattatgatgtatctaatttctttgaggatcctgaaggaaatgTTGGCTattattataccaagattagtgcaattgaatcacatgccattgtaaaccagaagtttactagcccaaatgaattcataacttggcatgataaaTTGAGTTATCcgagaacaaccatgatgaggagaattattgaaaactctcatggatattcactaaagaaccagaagattcttaaatctagtgaattttgttgtgctgcatattCTCaaaggaagttaattttaaggccatcaccagtaaagattggatttgagtcccctgaatttctagaaaggattcaaggtgatatatgtggacctattcatccaccatgtgaatcttttagatattttatggtcctaatagacgcatcttcgagatggtcacatgtgtgcttattatcttctcgcaacctggcgtttgcgagattactggctcaaattattcgattaaaaacaCAATTTCcaaaaaatccaatcaaagcaatttgtcttgataatgctgatgaatttacttcccaagcttttgatgcttattgtatggctaatggaataagtgttgaacatccagtagcttatgttcacacacaaaatgggttagcagaatcacttattaaatgcctccaattgattgctagacccttgcttatgagaacaaatctcccaacctcggtttgggggcatgctattttaca from Arachis ipaensis cultivar K30076 chromosome B02, Araip1.1, whole genome shotgun sequence harbors:
- the LOC107627923 gene encoding histidine-containing phosphotransfer protein 3, giving the protein MDVLQLQRKLRYDGFLDDQFSQLQKLQDESSPDFVIEVVKMFFDDSEKLLNNMTRALGQVPVDFISLEICNLEIGKTCDDLPLFVVVLGLPELRMSVPHSVIIIIIERCVRCLQQLQNEYSLLKNNLQYLFRLQEQIQAAGGSIPTIE